One Oceanicoccus sagamiensis genomic region harbors:
- a CDS encoding PhnE/PtxC family ABC transporter permease produces MTSAPRYQLPMGIRSFLLLLAVALFCTLFADIEISNRNPWQEFAAMAGGFFQPTLLPVDELITAIAQTFSYAFLAVCTAAFAGFVVSLFFNQVWLRSLCAAIRSVHELFWGLLFIQLIGIHPLAGYFAIALPYTGIFAKVFAEILEEHQSKAVTLQNTDRISRFFYGQWPQVFPHFRSYSLYRLECGLRSSTVLGFIGLPTLGFHLETAFMQGLYSQAAGILFIFYLMIATLRWWMRAKLLPVYFALALWSLLHGSDHSLQLSLATHFFTDITPLPIRNGEAILPWLSHLTTHEILPGIGNTLLVTQIALILTALVALSLFPFSSKQFFALPMRVSSHLALVILRSTPELVIAFALLLLLGPSMLPAIIALAIHNGAIIANLISRHSDQITLRLDASRGFARYSFEILPRIYGQFLAFLCYRWEVILRESAILGILGVHTLGFYIDSAFESFRLDVAVILIAVSALLNILVDHGSRQLRHRLHLRSTPEALIPLSTVIPARTEPMP; encoded by the coding sequence ATGACTAGCGCACCGCGCTATCAGCTACCCATGGGCATTCGCAGCTTTCTGCTGCTACTGGCCGTCGCTCTATTCTGTACGTTATTTGCCGATATTGAGATTAGCAACCGCAACCCCTGGCAAGAATTCGCAGCAATGGCGGGCGGTTTTTTTCAGCCGACACTATTGCCTGTCGATGAACTGATTACTGCCATTGCCCAAACCTTTAGCTACGCTTTTTTGGCGGTCTGCACCGCCGCATTCGCTGGCTTTGTTGTCAGCTTATTTTTTAACCAAGTATGGCTGCGTTCTCTATGTGCCGCCATTCGCTCAGTGCATGAATTATTTTGGGGGCTGCTATTTATTCAGCTGATTGGTATTCATCCGCTGGCGGGATACTTTGCCATCGCCCTGCCCTATACCGGCATCTTTGCCAAAGTGTTTGCGGAAATTTTAGAAGAGCATCAGTCCAAAGCTGTCACCTTGCAAAACACTGATCGTATTAGCCGTTTTTTTTATGGGCAGTGGCCACAGGTATTCCCGCATTTTCGCAGTTATAGTTTATACCGTCTGGAGTGCGGCTTGCGCTCCAGTACGGTATTGGGCTTTATTGGCCTACCCACTCTGGGTTTTCATTTGGAAACTGCTTTTATGCAGGGGCTGTATAGCCAGGCCGCAGGCATATTATTTATTTTCTATCTCATGATTGCCACGTTGCGCTGGTGGATGCGGGCCAAACTACTGCCGGTGTATTTTGCCCTGGCATTATGGTCGCTACTGCACGGGAGCGATCACAGCTTACAGCTCTCCTTAGCCACACACTTTTTTACCGACATCACACCACTGCCCATTAGAAACGGCGAGGCAATACTGCCATGGCTAAGCCACTTGACCACTCATGAAATATTACCCGGTATTGGCAATACACTGCTGGTCACCCAAATCGCTTTAATACTGACAGCACTGGTCGCCCTTAGCCTATTCCCCTTTAGCTCCAAACAATTTTTTGCGCTACCGATGCGTGTTAGCAGCCACCTGGCTTTGGTTATTCTGCGCTCGACACCTGAACTGGTTATCGCCTTCGCCTTATTATTATTGTTAGGCCCCTCCATGCTGCCTGCCATTATTGCACTGGCGATTCATAACGGCGCAATTATCGCCAACCTGATTAGCCGCCACAGCGATCAAATTACTTTGCGACTGGATGCCAGCAGAGGTTTTGCGCGCTATAGCTTTGAGATATTGCCGCGTATCTACGGACAGTTTCTGGCATTTCTCTGCTACCGCTGGGAAGTGATATTACGAGAGAGCGCCATTCTTGGCATACTCGGCGTGCATACATTAGGGTTTTACATTGATAGCGCTTTTGAAAGTTTTCGACTGGATGTTGCCGTGATTCTTATTGCGGTCAGCGCGCTGTTAAATATTCTGGTGGATCATGGCTCTCGACAATTACGCCACCGCCTACACTTACGCAGCACCCCGGAAGCGCTAATCCCACTAAGCACCGTCATTCCCGCGAGGACGGAACCAATGCCTTAA
- the gorA gene encoding glutathione-disulfide reductase: MSTTQYDFDLLIIGAGSGGVRASRMAASFGAKVAVIEDRYMGGTCVNVGCVPKKLYVYASEYRNAFKDAQGFGWSTSAPSFDWPTLRDNKIEEISRLNGVYDTMLGGAGVEVINGRGRFVDNHTVAVNEQQYTAERIMIATGTWPYIPEFPGSEYAISSNEVFDLAEFPKRMLVVGGGYIAVEFAGIFNGLGAQTTQLYRGPLFLRGFDEDIREFAAKEIAASGVDLRFNSNIAAIEKQSDGSLKALLEDGSTIETDAILYATGRKPHLQDLGFDHVNVALNDNGTIKIGDNFQTSEPNIYALGDITGGMELTPVALAEGMAFAKTLYNNEPTTVDYDTIPTAVFCQPNIGTCGLSEQQAREHYSDITVYDSNFRAMKHTIGGRMERTYMKLIVETKTDRVVGIHMVGEDAGEIIQGMAVAMKAGATKATFDSTIGIHPTAAEEFVTMRTSRT; this comes from the coding sequence GTGAGCACAACGCAATACGACTTTGACTTATTAATTATTGGGGCCGGCTCAGGCGGCGTTAGAGCCAGCCGTATGGCAGCCTCCTTTGGTGCCAAAGTAGCGGTAATTGAAGACCGCTATATGGGCGGCACCTGCGTCAATGTGGGCTGCGTTCCCAAAAAGCTCTATGTCTATGCCTCCGAATATCGCAACGCCTTTAAAGACGCCCAGGGTTTTGGCTGGAGCACAAGCGCCCCCAGTTTTGACTGGCCCACATTGCGCGATAATAAAATTGAAGAAATTTCCCGTTTAAATGGTGTCTACGACACTATGTTAGGCGGTGCCGGTGTAGAGGTCATTAACGGCCGTGGTCGCTTTGTCGACAACCATACTGTGGCCGTTAACGAGCAGCAATACACCGCCGAACGCATTATGATTGCCACCGGTACCTGGCCCTATATTCCCGAATTCCCGGGTAGCGAATATGCCATTAGCTCCAATGAAGTATTTGACCTGGCCGAATTCCCCAAGCGGATGCTGGTGGTGGGCGGCGGTTATATTGCCGTTGAGTTTGCCGGTATTTTTAATGGCCTTGGGGCACAAACCACTCAGCTTTATCGCGGCCCCTTATTCCTGCGGGGCTTTGATGAAGATATTCGCGAATTTGCCGCCAAAGAAATTGCCGCCTCCGGGGTCGACCTGCGCTTTAACAGCAATATTGCCGCTATCGAAAAACAAAGCGATGGCAGCTTAAAAGCCCTGTTAGAAGATGGCAGCACTATAGAAACCGACGCCATTCTCTATGCCACTGGCCGCAAACCTCATCTGCAAGACCTCGGTTTTGACCATGTTAATGTGGCGCTTAACGATAATGGCACCATTAAAATTGGCGATAATTTCCAAACCAGCGAACCTAACATTTATGCTCTGGGGGATATTACTGGCGGCATGGAACTGACACCGGTTGCGTTGGCAGAGGGTATGGCTTTTGCCAAAACACTCTATAACAATGAACCAACAACTGTGGATTACGACACCATTCCCACCGCGGTTTTTTGTCAGCCTAATATTGGAACCTGTGGCCTATCGGAACAACAAGCCCGCGAACACTATTCAGACATCACGGTTTACGATTCTAATTTCCGTGCAATGAAGCATACCATTGGCGGAAGAATGGAACGAACGTACATGAAATTGATTGTTGAAACAAAAACTGACCGGGTAGTCGGCATTCATATGGTGGGCGAAGACGCAGGAGAAATCATTCAGGGCATGGCTGTGGCAATGAAAGCCGGCGCCACTAAAGCCACGTTTGATAGCACGATTGGTATCCACCCAACCGCCGCTGAAGAGTTTGTAACCATGAGAACTTCCAGAACTTAA
- a CDS encoding MarR family winged helix-turn-helix transcriptional regulator, with protein MDIEKNLEFSQQKEIYLEFTQQLLRCSKNFEQEISHRFRKYFNQSFTRFDLLSQLDKGESDWQAIGKVANQLLASNGNITKLVERMVAEDLLERRSNLKDRRMTEISMSPKGKQLYREMADAHADWTQSLMDRRLPETEVHQLNSLLSKANAN; from the coding sequence ATGGACATAGAAAAAAACCTGGAATTTTCTCAACAAAAGGAAATTTATCTGGAGTTTACTCAACAACTTCTACGTTGTTCCAAAAACTTCGAACAAGAAATCAGCCACCGTTTTAGAAAATACTTTAATCAAAGCTTTACTCGCTTTGATTTATTGTCACAACTCGATAAAGGTGAATCTGATTGGCAAGCTATTGGTAAAGTAGCAAACCAATTATTAGCGTCTAACGGCAATATCACCAAGCTAGTGGAACGCATGGTCGCTGAAGACCTACTGGAGAGGCGCAGCAATTTAAAAGATCGTCGCATGACTGAAATCAGTATGAGCCCAAAAGGCAAACAACTGTATAGAGAAATGGCTGACGCTCACGCTGACTGGACCCAAAGTTTAATGGACCGCCGGCTACCAGAAACGGAAGTGCATCAACTTAACTCGCTATTAAGTAAAGCCAACGCCAATTAA
- a CDS encoding GlxA family transcriptional regulator: MTKQISVFALPQSSGAAVMGVIDIFKVANLIAERINGAAEPLFDCRVLSADGEPVCCSNGYSISVAGSVEDIDPQDILFLAAFNVSTHGELDAVMADVQPYIPWFRENGPRQSTIATSCSGSFVLAEAGLLNGVAATTSWWLSDYFAQRYPQVALDADAICTVAGNRVCGAGTTAYQDVCLSILERYAGKHFARLTAKYMMIDNQRRSQAPYRILSLIDSDDEVVKQAEGWIRANLSRDFKINEVAHNLAVSPRTLIRRFQYALGETPQAFTQKLRIEKCKVLLETTQLGFGEIVQRCGYNDESAFRRLFKRYCQLSPRDYRRRFNTATALE, from the coding sequence TTATGGGTGTGATTGATATCTTTAAGGTGGCCAACTTAATTGCCGAGCGAATTAATGGGGCGGCAGAGCCCTTGTTTGATTGCCGGGTGCTATCCGCTGACGGTGAGCCGGTATGCTGCTCCAATGGTTATTCGATCTCAGTAGCCGGCAGCGTGGAGGATATTGACCCGCAAGATATCTTATTTCTCGCCGCCTTTAATGTCAGCACCCATGGAGAGTTGGATGCTGTGATGGCCGATGTGCAGCCTTATATCCCCTGGTTTAGGGAAAACGGACCCAGGCAATCGACCATTGCCACCAGTTGTAGCGGTAGCTTTGTATTGGCTGAAGCCGGTTTGTTAAACGGCGTTGCGGCCACGACTTCCTGGTGGTTGTCCGACTATTTTGCCCAGCGTTATCCGCAGGTGGCGTTAGATGCTGACGCTATTTGCACCGTGGCGGGCAATAGAGTCTGCGGTGCAGGTACCACTGCTTATCAGGATGTTTGTCTATCCATTCTTGAGCGCTATGCGGGTAAACATTTTGCCCGCCTGACCGCCAAATATATGATGATAGATAACCAGCGTCGCTCACAGGCACCCTATAGAATACTGTCTTTAATCGATAGTGATGATGAGGTGGTCAAGCAAGCTGAGGGATGGATTCGGGCGAATTTATCCCGCGACTTTAAAATCAATGAGGTCGCGCACAACTTAGCGGTAAGCCCCCGTACTTTAATTCGTCGCTTTCAATATGCTTTGGGCGAAACCCCGCAAGCCTTTACCCAAAAATTGCGCATAGAAAAATGCAAAGTCTTATTGGAAACGACGCAGTTAGGGTTTGGGGAAATAGTTCAGCGTTGCGGATATAACGACGAAAGTGCTTTTCGCCGTTTGTTTAAGCGTTACTGCCAATTATCTCCCAGAGACTATCGGCGCCGTTTTAATACTGCAACGGCGCTGGAATAG